The following are from one region of the Actinoplanes sp. L3-i22 genome:
- a CDS encoding Hsp70 family protein: MQFGAPRLAIDYGTACTRAVVAGPDRSWQALTIDGAPEPANVAHIDAGGQITVGNPAWRLALSDPDGFVGAPLSEGSATITRNGREVEVCELVAAMLRLVADEATRVLGELPADIRLTVPAGWGPRRRTWLRKAAYQAGLGQPSMIEAPVAAANHQLLAGNQLPVGAFVLVCDLGATAEASVLRRGPLGFEVLSTLADAHAGGQAIDELLAGALLVPAGTANGRPSWPVLASVRTGKEAVSFEAAVSVPLPPPDPAVVINAAQVEQVAEPVLRRAADLAAAAVQAAELTTADLAAVYAVGGTATMPATQRILQERLAVAVQTVAMPGAAAVLGAADAAGTTAAAGDVAPPPAPTLRGLLALLVPGVLSLTLFTHFVFSAEFSGSRVLHLRPWWVWANYGELAIAGLLALIVCLGFGPLAGTILARDQRLRGRFDGAGQLSAGMFTAVAVTAAICAVYAVLASLYFVLPFGLQLRWALLPILPAALLALAVTVLVRRRPAVLAESFPMLPVLLIGGGDLLFAYTISSRHLPWLHVLYLVGERAGVALVGVGIAILLLRIVLLRAIAAVILGGLGFFIADYRMSNVLGVAVALAVAGWWAQRLWSMLR; encoded by the coding sequence ATGCAGTTCGGAGCGCCGCGTTTGGCGATCGACTACGGCACCGCCTGCACCCGTGCGGTTGTCGCCGGCCCGGACCGGTCCTGGCAGGCCCTCACGATCGACGGTGCGCCGGAACCGGCCAACGTCGCACACATCGATGCCGGCGGGCAGATCACCGTCGGCAACCCGGCCTGGCGGCTGGCGCTCAGCGACCCGGACGGTTTCGTCGGCGCCCCGCTGAGCGAGGGCAGCGCCACCATCACCCGCAACGGCCGCGAGGTCGAGGTGTGCGAGCTGGTCGCGGCGATGCTGCGGCTGGTCGCCGACGAGGCGACCCGGGTGCTGGGTGAGCTGCCCGCCGACATCCGGCTGACCGTGCCCGCCGGGTGGGGGCCGCGCCGGCGCACCTGGCTGCGCAAGGCCGCGTATCAGGCCGGACTCGGGCAGCCGAGCATGATCGAGGCGCCGGTCGCGGCCGCCAACCATCAGCTGCTGGCCGGCAACCAGCTGCCGGTCGGCGCGTTCGTGCTGGTCTGTGACCTGGGCGCGACGGCCGAGGCGAGCGTGTTGCGGCGCGGGCCGCTGGGCTTCGAGGTGCTCTCCACCCTGGCCGACGCGCACGCCGGCGGGCAGGCCATCGACGAACTGCTGGCCGGCGCGCTGCTCGTGCCGGCGGGCACGGCCAACGGCCGACCGTCGTGGCCGGTGCTGGCCAGTGTCCGTACGGGAAAGGAAGCTGTTTCTTTTGAAGCGGCCGTCAGCGTGCCGTTGCCGCCGCCGGATCCCGCCGTCGTGATCAACGCCGCGCAGGTCGAGCAGGTCGCCGAGCCGGTGCTGCGCCGCGCCGCCGACCTGGCCGCGGCCGCCGTGCAGGCCGCCGAGCTCACCACCGCCGACCTGGCCGCGGTCTACGCCGTCGGCGGCACCGCCACCATGCCGGCCACACAGCGGATCCTGCAAGAACGGCTCGCCGTCGCGGTGCAGACGGTGGCAATGCCGGGCGCGGCGGCCGTGCTCGGCGCCGCCGACGCGGCCGGCACCACCGCCGCGGCCGGCGACGTGGCGCCACCGCCGGCCCCGACGCTGCGCGGCCTGCTCGCCCTGCTGGTGCCCGGGGTGCTGTCGCTGACCCTGTTCACCCACTTCGTGTTCTCCGCCGAGTTCAGCGGCTCCCGGGTGCTGCACCTGCGGCCCTGGTGGGTGTGGGCCAACTACGGCGAACTGGCCATCGCCGGGCTGCTGGCGCTGATCGTGTGCCTGGGCTTCGGTCCGCTGGCCGGCACGATCCTGGCTCGCGACCAGCGGCTGCGGGGCCGCTTCGACGGCGCCGGGCAACTGTCGGCCGGCATGTTCACCGCGGTCGCCGTCACCGCGGCGATCTGCGCGGTGTACGCGGTGCTGGCCAGCCTGTACTTCGTCCTGCCGTTCGGCCTGCAACTGCGCTGGGCGCTGCTGCCGATCCTGCCGGCCGCGCTGCTCGCGCTCGCCGTCACCGTGCTGGTGCGCCGGCGCCCCGCCGTGCTCGCCGAGAGCTTCCCGATGCTGCCGGTCCTGCTGATCGGCGGCGGCGACCTGCTGTTCGCCTACACCATCAGCTCCCGGCATCTGCCCTGGCTGCACGTGCTGTACCTGGTCGGCGAACGCGCCGGCGTCGCCCTGGTCGGGGTCGGCATCGCGATCCTGCTGTTGCGGATCGTGCTGCTGCGCGCGATCGCGGCGGTGATCCTCGGCGGTCTGGGCTTCTTCATCGCCGACTACCGGATGAGCAACGTCCTGGGTGTCGCGGTCGCGCTCGCCGTCGCCGGCTGGTGGGCGCAGCGCCTGTGGAGCATGCTGCGGTGA